The Quercus lobata isolate SW786 chromosome 9, ValleyOak3.0 Primary Assembly, whole genome shotgun sequence region CATTGTATacttttcaatataaatttctAGTTATGTTAACTGTGGGATTAGTGTCCTTCATGCCATATCgcttttaattttgcttttgttagagttgccttttttagctttttaataTAACTTCCTGTTTGCATCAACAAAGTGTGCTGCCTCCTTTTCCAGTTTCGTCCCATTTTTTAATCCCTGTGGGTCTTGTTTGATTGTAGGATGGTAATGAGGTGTTCTTTAGGATCAAACGAAGCACCCAGCTTCGGAAACTCATGACTGCATACTGTGAACGTCAGTCTGTGGAGTTCAACTCCATTGCATTCTTGTTTGATGGGCGAAGACTCCGGGGAGAACAGAGCCCAGATGAGGTAGAATttaattatttccaaaatttttgcaTACTTGCAAATTTTAGTcaatataattaaaaagaaaaagaaatatgaatACGAGGTGAAAAGTGAATAAACATAGAAACATATAAATCAAGATTCTATTCTAAGAGAAGAAGTAAACTCCATGATAGAAGAACAATCCAAGAGGCCCCAacacctagaccaatcaaagagagtCCACTGGCACAGATCTTGCAACTGAACCAATGATTTCTTAGTAATCTCGAAGGAGTGATGATTCCATTCCATCCAAATAATCCACATCAAACATCCCAGGACCAAATTCCAGATATCTGAATTATGTTTCCCAACCCCTTGCTACccacaaaataataaactagCTACGGAATTTGGCATGACCCAATGAATCCCAAAAAATTTGAAGCATATGCAGTTATGCACTAACAAAGAAATTGCTGTAGGACAAAGAAGGAGATGGTCCACAGTTTCCATAGTCTTgcaaattttagttttacttttttatttcaagGAAATAGTTTTGGAAGGTGTTGAATTTATAGCAATCACGTTCTGCAGTTTTTTATCTTCATAATTGGTTTTCAACAATTGGAAGTATATTGAATTCTGTTATAACATGGCCTGACTgcattattcttttgtttttctggtTGAGGCATTATTAGTATTTTGAGTTGATTCAGTCTGATTGCATTTGGCAACAGCAAAGTGCTTTTTGGGATTTTGTGATCTTATTATGGCAGGCcccacagcaaaaaaaaaaaaaaaaaaaacatttttgccGACTTTCTCTAGAGTACTTCAACAAATAATCAATTAACAAAATGCATCCAAATGTACTCATTCGAAGTGTTCTAGAGATTTATGGTCATGCCAGTGATTTTATTTGagaattccaattttttttttttttgcctcctACTCATTGTTTTggtgttttctttctttgttttatgcATATAACTTTGTCATGGGATTAGCTTGAGATGGAGGATGGTGATGAGATTGACGCAATGCTTCACCAAACTGGAGGCGGGAACAGGTGCCCTTAACTTCAAACAACATGGCAGATGTGAAgtacaaattttcttattttgcttTGCAATCAAAATATTACTGTAATTAGAAATGGATCTAATGAGCTGGAAATGTTGAAGTTGAGGTCATGTGTACCGATGATACTTTCTACTTTTTAGTGTGACGTTTAATGCGTGGTTATTGCCTTCGGACTCTAACTGCCGCTAGCAGTTTTGGAGTTGGCATGTCCTTGTAAGTGTgtctccataaaaaaaaaaggtcttcgGATGCTACATTATGTTCTATATTTAGTACTTTGATATTAATTCCCTAATGTCTTATCTagctctctttctatttttggatttatcacctcaaattattgatatttgataagTGTCAAGGTTTTTTTTCCAAGTTACACTCTTGTTTGAGGTGTTAGTAAGGTCAGGTTCTCAAATTGCAATGGACCTGATAGCACGATCAAGCAATCGAGAATTTGAGATCATAAGTTTCAGTATAATACACATTTGTTGCTTAAAATCGTGTTTCTgtcaattatttatttgttagcacaaattttttttttttttttttattcggaAATGAAAACATTTTGATATTGAATGAGTTTTTGAAAGGGGGGACGATCTTCTCTATCTTTTGTAATCTGCTCTGGCGGTTGATATTTGGTTGGTATTggtgttctattttttttatttttttattaatacctgaatataattttattaaatcaCCTGAGGAGATATCATCATCAAAAGCAATGCCCTTTACTGAGGAAATGCTCATAGCCTAAACACGATCCAAGTTATTTAGTTCTGCTAAACAAGTCTCGAACTACAAAGTTGCTGCCAGTTTGATGAATTTAAAACTAGAGTATTTCTTCAAGTTGGCATTGATTATTCGATTATCCTTCATAATGGGATTAAATGAGAGCTAAACAATCATAGTTGAGCATCATTTTAGTAATGAATTTTTCACTATATTGGTTGGTTGGATTCTTGGACCAAAAATTAACTCTTCTTGATCAACCCATGTGTAGTAGACTAAATTTTGAGATTGAACCATGTAAAGGTTTGGTTTAAGCTGATTATGAAGCAATAGTGGCTGCTAGGTGTTGGGAATGATGAAGCTATAGTGAGAAATGGTTGTGAGAAGGAAGatctaaaaatttgaaagaagcaGATCTTCATTTTATTACTCAGTGTGGTTTTATTgatgagctttaatgaatctgaACCTTCTATTTATAGGAAAGAGACGAAGAATAGTAAACGGGTATGTTAGATGAAAATGGTGGATGAGAATTTTCGATGGGAATGGTAGATGAGAATGTTTGACACTGAATTGGAATGGTAGGTGGGAAACTGGTAGGTGCCGAACGGGAATAGTAGGTTGAATTGGTAACACTATGTAATTTCAAGTTTAAGATACGCTTGTAAGAATTCAGCTATTGTGTTATGTTGATGATCTAGgggttaaaacaaaaaggagggaagaCCTTGCAGATGCCAGATCTAAGATCTGTGTTTGACTGCCTAAGGAAGTATTAGCATAAAATGAACCCCTTCAAATGTGATTTCGGCATAACATCTGGGAAATTCCAAGGTTTCATCATAAGATATCGCGGTATTAAGAATGACCAATCCAAAATTGAAGCCATCTAGAAAATGCTAGAGCTTAAGAATCTGCGAGAATGACGTGTCTTGCTCTTTTCTTTGCCATAGACAAATTGAAGCACTACATGCAAGCATACATGGTCCGTTTGATAGCAAAGGTAGACCCGATTAAATATGTCCTCCCTAGGCCATTGGTTTTCGATCGAATAGCTCAATGAGTGGTTTTGTTGCAACAATATGACCTTGCATGTGTTCCGTAAAAAGTTATCAAAGGACAAACATTGATAAATTTCTTAGCTAATCTCCTATTT contains the following coding sequences:
- the LOC115960877 gene encoding small ubiquitin-related modifier 1-like — translated: MSATVGGGGTGVGTGGQEEDKKPMDQSAHINLKVKGQDGNEVFFRIKRSTQLRKLMTAYCERQSVEFNSIAFLFDGRRLRGEQSPDELEMEDGDEIDAMLHQTGGGNRCP